The window CGCCCGCCGCCCGGACCAGCAGGGCGCCCGGGGCGTGGTCCCACGGCAGGGTGCGCCAGAAGAGCACGAAGTCCTGGTCCCCGGTCAGCACGTCCAGGTACTCCCGGCCGGCGCAGTGCTGGCCGGGCAGCATCTCGCCCAGCCGCGCGCCGCCCGCCTCGACCAGCGCGCGCGGCGCGGCCGGCAGCGCGTGCGACATCGCGGCGCCGCGCACCGCGTCGAGCGCGGGCGCCCGGTCGCCGGTCCGCACCGGCCGGCCGTCGAGCCAGGTGCCCTCGCCGGCCCGCGCGACGGCCAGCGTCCCGGCGAGCGGGTCGAGCACCCACGCGGCGACGGGATCCCCGTCGGTCAGCAGCGCCACCATCAGCGCGAACGGCTGCCGGCCGGCGGCGAAGTTCGAGGTGCCGTCGACCGGGTCGACGAGCCACACGTCGCCGGAGGCGCGCAGGTGCTCCAGCAGGGCCGGGTCGTCGGCGACCGCCTCCTCGCCCACCACCACCGAGCCGGGGCGCAGCCGGCGCAGGGCCGCCGAGATCACCTCCTCGGCGCGGCGGTCTGCCACGGTGACGAGGTCGCCCGGCGCCTTCTCGCTCACGTCGGCGTCGTCGAGCTTGCGGAACAGCGGAAGCACGACCTGGTCGGCGGTCTCGCGCAGCAGACCACCGACGTCGTCGAGCAGGGTGTCAGCCACGCGGCGGCAGCTTCACCACGCTGACGAAGAACTCGTCGATCTGCCGGACCACCGAGATGAAGCGCTCGAAGTCCACCGGCTTCGTCACGTACGCGTTGGCGTGCAGCTGGTAGCTGCGCAGGATGTCCTCGTCGGCCTGGGAGGTCGTCAGCACCACCACCGGGATCCGGCAGAGCTGCTCGTCGGACTTGATCTCCTCCAGCACCTCCCGGCCGTCGCGGCGGGGCAGGTTCAGGTCGAGCAGGATCAGGTCCGGCTGCACCACGTCGGCGTACTGGCCCTCCCGCCGCAGGTAGGCGAGCGCCTCGGCGCCGTCGGAGACGACGGTCAGCCGGTTGCGGAGCTTGTGCTCCTCGAACGCCTCCTGGGTCATCAACACGTCACCCGGATCGTCCTCGACCAGCAGGACCTCGATCGGGCTCTTGCCGTCCGCCGGCGCGGTCATCCCACCGTCTCCCTCATGTCACCCGTTCTACCGCCTTCCGGTGCCCGGCCGGGCCCGTCCGTGGTCTCCGCCTCGTCGGCGCGCCGGTCGGCCTGCGCCGGAGCGCCGCCCGTGCCGGCCCCGGCGGCGGGCTCGTCGCCGTCCCCGGGCGTCCCGTCGCCGT is drawn from Micromonospora sp. NBC_01740 and contains these coding sequences:
- a CDS encoding response regulator → MTAPADGKSPIEVLLVEDDPGDVLMTQEAFEEHKLRNRLTVVSDGAEALAYLRREGQYADVVQPDLILLDLNLPRRDGREVLEEIKSDEQLCRIPVVVLTTSQADEDILRSYQLHANAYVTKPVDFERFISVVRQIDEFFVSVVKLPPRG
- a CDS encoding inositol monophosphatase family protein: MADTLLDDVGGLLRETADQVVLPLFRKLDDADVSEKAPGDLVTVADRRAEEVISAALRRLRPGSVVVGEEAVADDPALLEHLRASGDVWLVDPVDGTSNFAAGRQPFALMVALLTDGDPVAAWVLDPLAGTLAVARAGEGTWLDGRPVRTGDRAPALDAVRGAAMSHALPAAPRALVEAGGARLGEMLPGQHCAGREYLDVLTGDQDFVLFWRTLPWDHAPGALLVRAAGGVARRFDGTDYRPGDDGHGLLVAASEQIWVDVREALLDGA